Proteins found in one Streptomyces sp. NBC_00461 genomic segment:
- a CDS encoding Pycsar system effector family protein, with product MTTTDPAPAPAPAPAPAVGTPQPVGSAERIRLCERLLTDLRIEIARADSKASVLVAALGLTAGVFSGLLAGRSWTPATLSGAGTALWWSGTLSLAVSLFAMLLAVLPRYRSGSWRPGQPLTYFGDIQQAVRHGHLESALADTEQNPVAGLTVALTESSRLAARKHQCIRAGLIAFCLGTVLLPASLLIG from the coding sequence ATGACGACCACCGACCCGGCGCCCGCACCGGCACCCGCACCCGCACCCGCCGTCGGCACCCCCCAGCCCGTCGGCTCCGCGGAGCGCATACGGCTCTGCGAGCGACTCCTCACCGACCTGCGCATCGAGATCGCGCGCGCCGACAGCAAGGCCTCCGTGCTGGTGGCCGCACTCGGCCTGACGGCCGGCGTGTTCAGCGGACTGCTCGCCGGACGGAGCTGGACCCCGGCAACGCTGTCCGGCGCGGGCACGGCACTGTGGTGGTCCGGGACGCTGTCCCTCGCCGTCTCCCTCTTCGCCATGCTGCTGGCCGTACTCCCGCGTTACCGCTCCGGATCGTGGCGGCCGGGGCAGCCGCTGACGTACTTCGGCGACATCCAACAGGCGGTCCGGCACGGCCACTTGGAGTCCGCTCTCGCCGACACGGAACAGAATCCCGTCGCCGGTCTGACCGTGGCCCTCACCGAGTCCAGCCGCCTCGCCGCCCGCAAGCACCAGTGCATCCGGGCCGGCCTGATCGCCTTCTGCCTCGGCACGGTCCTGCTGCCCGCGTCCCTGCTCATCGGCTGA
- a CDS encoding M48 family metalloprotease, with product MTQQPPEYPQYPTHPSQSSSPPQYPPAEPPQYPQAPQYPTAQTPPPYPQATLPPQYPQTPPAAPTPPLTPSIPPTPPAPSTHAHHISTDHGRVHIRRDQRRTDATTVGSLLLHLPNFLCSLFVVGLVSLFFGGFGIVVVLAWLASGALVFHRPTESAIARRLLRLRHPTPQERAKLEPVWREVTARAGVEGRNYELWVEDSDGLNAVAAAGHIVGVTRFAMNELPNGELAAVMAHELGHHVGGHAWSGLLGYWYALPGRIAWRVLKAFSGFVFKVSSAFGCIGTAVVALVIGSIALATISTLYGLPLLVLAVPYALAAVGRRSELRADQHAAALGFAPMLAAVLDKLHRQEQHAQAALTAANGGVRLEEGALSKLLSSHPDYHTRLHHLQPYLQPPR from the coding sequence GTGACCCAGCAACCTCCGGAGTATCCCCAGTACCCGACGCATCCGTCCCAGTCGTCGTCACCGCCGCAGTACCCGCCGGCCGAGCCTCCTCAGTACCCGCAGGCACCGCAGTACCCCACCGCTCAGACGCCGCCACCGTACCCGCAGGCCACCCTGCCCCCGCAGTATCCGCAGACACCCCCTGCCGCACCCACTCCACCGCTCACACCATCCATACCGCCCACACCTCCTGCTCCCTCCACCCACGCGCACCACATCAGCACCGACCACGGCCGCGTCCACATCCGCCGCGATCAGCGCCGCACCGACGCCACCACCGTCGGCAGCCTGCTGCTCCACCTGCCGAACTTCCTGTGCAGCCTGTTCGTCGTCGGCCTCGTCTCGCTCTTCTTCGGCGGCTTCGGCATCGTCGTGGTGCTGGCCTGGCTCGCCAGCGGCGCCCTCGTGTTCCACCGCCCCACCGAAAGCGCCATCGCGCGCCGTCTGCTCCGTTTGCGCCACCCCACTCCGCAAGAACGGGCCAAACTCGAACCGGTCTGGCGCGAGGTCACGGCCCGCGCCGGCGTGGAGGGCCGCAACTACGAGCTGTGGGTTGAGGACAGCGACGGCCTGAACGCGGTCGCCGCGGCGGGCCACATCGTCGGCGTCACCCGCTTCGCCATGAACGAGCTGCCCAACGGCGAACTCGCCGCCGTCATGGCGCACGAGCTGGGCCACCACGTCGGCGGCCACGCCTGGTCCGGGCTTCTCGGCTACTGGTACGCGCTGCCCGGCCGGATCGCGTGGCGCGTCCTGAAGGCGTTCTCGGGCTTCGTGTTCAAGGTGTCGAGCGCGTTCGGCTGCATCGGTACCGCCGTGGTGGCACTGGTCATCGGAAGCATCGCTCTGGCGACGATCAGCACACTGTACGGACTCCCCCTGCTCGTCCTGGCCGTGCCGTACGCCCTCGCCGCAGTCGGCCGACGTTCCGAGCTGCGGGCGGACCAACACGCGGCCGCGCTGGGCTTCGCCCCGATGCTGGCCGCCGTACTCGACAAACTGCACCGGCAGGAGCAGCACGCCCAGGCCGCGCTCACCGCGGCGAACGGCGGTGTGCGGCTCGAGGAGGGCGCGCTCAGCAAACTGCTCTCCTCGCACCCGGACTACCACACGCGCCTGCACCACCTGCAGCCGTATCTGCAACCGCCGCGCTGA